The Arctopsyche grandis isolate Sample6627 chromosome 10, ASM5162203v2, whole genome shotgun sequence genome window below encodes:
- the LOC143918389 gene encoding serine/threonine-protein phosphatase Pgam5, mitochondrial-like: protein MAGSRIRRLWTVASLGAGGCGVGTALAYWWTRRGGAEPALASWTSNYTPSVHWDFNWDHRDPKSIVKPSKGTAEDDNRYNSEIETYKSTSVRHLFLIRHGQYHLDGKTDKERILTTLGREQAELTGARLKELGYKWDRMERSTMTRAQETAKLIAQYLDPELKFRDCSLLEEGAPVPPEPPIGRWKPEPYQFFQDGARIEAAFRKHFHRAKPSQTDDTFTLVVCHANVIRYFVCRAMQFPPEAWLRISLSHASITWLSILPNGRVILRSLSDTGHMEPRCITSQ, encoded by the exons ATGGCGGGCTCGCGAATAAGACGACTGTGGACTGTGGCCAGTTTGGGCGCGGGCGGGTGCGGGGTGGGGACGGCGCTCGCCTATTGGTGGACGCGGCGGGGGGGCGCAGAACCCGCTCTCGCCAGCTGGACCTCCAACTACACGCCCAGCGTCCACTGGGACTTCAACTGGGATCA TCGCGACCCCAAAAGCATAGTCAAGCCGAGCAAAGGCACCGCCGAAGACGACAACAGATACAATTCCGAAATCGAGACGTACAAATCCACTTCCGTCCGCCACTTGTTCCTCATTCGACACGGACAATATCATCTCGATGGAAAGACTGACAAAGAACGCATCTTGACGACACTCG GTAGAGAACAAGCGGAATTGACCGGAGCCCGTCTTAAAGAGTTAGGTTATAAATGGGACCGCATGGAACGATCCACAATGACCCGTGCCCAAGAAACGGCCAAACTGATAGCCCAGTATTTAGATCCGGAACTGAAGTTCCGAGATTGCAGCTTATTAGAAGAGGGAGCGCCGGTTCCTCCGGAACCACCTATTGGCCGTTGGAAACCAGAACCTTAT CAGTTCTTTCAAGACGGTGCCAGGATTGAGGCAGCTTTCCGGAAGCATTTCCACCGAGCTAAGCCGTCTCAGACGGATGATACGTTCACGCTGGTCGTCTGCCACGCTAATGTAATTCGCTACTTCGTATGCAG AGCTATGCAGTTCCCGCCCGAGGCTTGGTTGAGAATCTCTTTGAGTCACGCGTCTATAACGTGGTTGTCCATCTTGCCCAACGGCCGTGTGATCCTTCGAAGTCTCAGCGATACCGGCCATATGGAGCCGAGATGTATTACCTCTCAATAG
- the LOC143918388 gene encoding uncharacterized protein LOC143918388 — translation MDFLGEGEPFQAAVDLEENERLRGYQSGLKIGAAEAAGAAEGAHLGHHRGAALGYQIGYYFSIVLYHQAIGRKHPDIYNEKINKQLLKLKDLIENFPLENEDKDILTLLSDIEAQYKKLCSLLKIKPLCPDSNFITF, via the exons ATGGATTTTCTTGGCGAGGGTGAGCCGTTTCAGGCAGCTGTGGATTTGGAAGAGAACGAGAGGTTGCGAGGCTATCAAAGTGGACTGAAAATCGGGGCTGCAGAAGCAGCCGGAGCGGCTGAAGGGGCTCATTTGGGGCACCATCGAGGCGCAGCACTCGGCTATCAGATCG GTTACTATTTCAGTATTGTATTATATCACCAAGCGATTGGTAGAAAGCATCCAGATATATACAACGAGAAGATCAACAAACAATTGCTAAAATTGAAagatttgattgaaaattttccactCGAAAATGAAGATAAGGATATTTTGACTTTACTTTCGGATATTGAAGCTCAATATAAAAAGCTGTGCTCTCTATTGAAGATCAAACCGCTTTGTCCTGAttctaattttattacattttaa
- the LOC143917748 gene encoding serine/threonine-protein phosphatase Pgam5, mitochondrial-like codes for MTAKVRINETAVFVFFFPRQEFSGGNSGQLSLYGRGAGVGSAVMAGSRIKRLWTVASLGAGGCGVGTALAYWWTRRGGAEPALASWTSNYTPSVHWDFNWDHRDPKSIVKPSKGTAEDDNRYNSEIETYKSTSVRHLFLIRHGQYHLDGKTDKERSLTTLGREQAELTGARLKELGYKWDRMERSTMTRAQETAKLIAQYLDPELKFRDCSLLEEGTPVPPEPPIDRWKTEPCEFFQDGARIEAAFRKHFHRAKPSQTDDTFTLVVCHANVIRYFVCRAMQFPPEAWLRISLSHASITWLSILPNGHVILRSLCDTGHMEPRCITSNSN; via the exons ATGACGGCCAAAGTGCGAATCAACGAGACAGCGGTTTTCGTCTTCTTTTTCCCGCGGCAAGAGTTCTCAGG TGGCAACAGCGGTCAACTGTCATTGTACGGTCGTGGAGCCGGAGTGGGCAGTGCAGTGATGGCGGGCTCGCGAATAAAACGACTGTGGACTGTGGCCAGTTTGGGCGCGGGCGGGTGCGGGGTGGGGACGGCGCTCGCCTATTGGTGGACGCGGCGGGGGGGCGCAGAACCCGCTCTCGCCAGCTGGACCTCCAACTACACGCCCAGCGTCCACTGGGACTTCAACTGGGACCA TCGCGACCCCAAAAGCATAGTCAAGCCGAGCAAAGGAACCGCCGAAGACGACAACAGATACAATTCCGAAATCGAGACGTACAAATCCACTTCCGTCCGCCACTTGTTCCTCATTCGACACGGACAATATCATCTCGATGGAAAGACTGACAAAGAACGCAGCTTGACGACACTCG GTAGAGAACAAGCGGAATTGACCGGAGCCCGTCTTAAAGAGTTAGGTTATAAATGGGACCGCATGGAACGATCCACAATGACCCGTGCCCAAGAAACGGCCAAACTGATAGCCCAGTATTTAGATCCGGAACTGAAGTTCCGAGATTGCAGCTTATTAGAGGAGGGAACGCCGGTTCCTCCAGAGCCACCCATCGACCGCTGGAAAACAGAACCTTGT GAATTCTTTCAAGACGGTGCCAGGATTGAGGCAGCTTTCCGGAAGCATTTCCACCGAGCTAAGCCGTCTCAGACGGATGATACGTTCACGCTGGTCGTCTGCCACGCTAATGTAATTCGCTACTTCGTATGCAG AGCTATGCAGTTCCCGCCCGAGGCTTGGTTGAGAATCTCTCTGAGTCACGCGTCTATAACGTGGTTGTCCATCTTGCCCAACGGCCATGTGATCCTTCGAAGTCTCTGCGATACCGGCCATATGGAGCCGAGATGTATTACCTCCAATAGTAATTGA